One part of the Phycisphaeraceae bacterium genome encodes these proteins:
- a CDS encoding ABC-F family ATP-binding cassette domain-containing protein, which yields MAVDRSDRIGLIGPNGSGKSTLLKLLADIDHPDDGSLTVQPSARVVYVPQNDQFDAGVSARNILIKSAYAKSDTTHDDFEAELLADMLLSRFGFDSARAMTPADALSGGWRKRLAFARAFSQAGGEPDALLLDEPTNHLDIDSIQWLESFLVQQTGSVRFAIVFVTHDRIFLERVATRVVELSPAYPHSAFTAEGNYTEFLRRKSEFLEGQQRAQQALAGIVRRDLAWLSRGPQGRQTKAKGRISASYARMDELEELKTRNTAASQVGPRVDFDATGRRARKLLTARGISKSLGNRLLFDGVDLTLGAGDRLGLLGANGSGKTTLIRVLTGELLPDAGTVEVCDPAPRILVFSQHREDFPPATLLRHALCPVSDTVRFRGQSMHVISWARRFLFRDEQLDQPVKSLSGGELARIHIARIMLEPADILVLDEPTNDLDIPTLETMEDSLEDFPGALVLVTHDRAMLQRLATSVLALDGMGSASMYASVDQALAAAQRPRQERDEEKRSTATKSDQQSKPVGTKKKLSYMEQREYDSIEQRIEQAEMRVVSAEGKLADPGVMSDHDAMTAVCDELSNAQNEVALLYARWDELEAKQQS from the coding sequence ATGGCTGTTGATCGCTCCGATCGCATCGGACTCATTGGTCCCAACGGTAGCGGTAAGAGCACACTCCTGAAACTTCTTGCAGACATAGATCATCCAGATGATGGCAGTTTGACAGTCCAGCCATCGGCTCGCGTCGTTTACGTGCCGCAGAACGACCAGTTTGATGCCGGTGTTTCAGCACGCAATATCCTGATCAAGTCGGCTTATGCCAAATCCGATACGACTCACGATGACTTTGAGGCAGAACTGCTCGCAGACATGCTGTTGTCTCGATTTGGATTCGATTCGGCACGAGCAATGACACCTGCTGATGCTCTGTCGGGAGGCTGGCGGAAGCGACTGGCCTTTGCTCGCGCATTCAGTCAGGCTGGCGGCGAGCCCGATGCGTTACTGCTTGATGAGCCGACAAACCATCTCGACATCGACAGCATCCAGTGGCTCGAATCCTTTCTTGTGCAACAGACCGGGAGTGTCAGGTTTGCCATCGTCTTTGTGACGCACGATCGAATATTTCTGGAGCGTGTTGCAACGCGCGTTGTCGAGTTGAGCCCGGCATATCCACACTCCGCTTTCACAGCGGAAGGCAACTACACCGAGTTTCTCCGGCGCAAGTCAGAGTTTTTGGAAGGCCAGCAGCGTGCACAGCAGGCGCTTGCTGGCATTGTCAGGCGGGATCTTGCATGGCTCTCGCGTGGGCCGCAGGGACGGCAGACCAAAGCCAAAGGACGCATCAGCGCGAGCTATGCACGTATGGATGAACTCGAAGAACTAAAAACCAGAAACACTGCTGCATCTCAGGTGGGTCCCCGGGTTGATTTCGATGCAACAGGACGGCGTGCCAGAAAGCTGCTTACCGCGCGTGGCATATCAAAGTCATTGGGCAATCGATTACTGTTCGATGGGGTTGATCTGACGCTCGGTGCTGGCGATCGTCTCGGGCTGCTTGGAGCGAATGGCAGTGGAAAAACGACACTCATCAGAGTACTCACTGGCGAGTTGTTGCCTGATGCTGGCACGGTTGAGGTCTGCGACCCCGCGCCACGCATACTTGTATTCAGTCAACACCGTGAAGACTTCCCACCCGCAACACTCCTGCGCCACGCGTTGTGCCCGGTGAGCGACACGGTTCGCTTCCGTGGGCAATCGATGCACGTGATCTCCTGGGCTCGCCGGTTTCTCTTCAGGGATGAACAACTCGATCAGCCTGTGAAGTCGCTGAGTGGAGGGGAGCTTGCGCGCATCCACATAGCACGTATCATGCTGGAACCTGCTGACATTCTTGTGCTCGATGAACCCACAAATGATCTCGATATCCCCACACTCGAAACGATGGAGGACTCTCTTGAGGACTTCCCTGGCGCACTCGTGCTTGTAACGCACGATCGTGCAATGCTGCAGCGACTGGCAACGAGTGTGCTTGCACTGGATGGCATGGGAAGTGCGTCCATGTATGCTTCAGTTGATCAGGCTCTCGCAGCAGCGCAGCGTCCGCGTCAGGAAAGAGACGAAGAGAAGCGCAGCACAGCAACAAAGTCAGATCAGCAGTCCAAACCAGTCGGAACGAAGAAGAAGCTCAGCTACATGGAGCAACGAGAATACGACAGCATCGAGCAGCGAATAGAACAGGCCGAAATGCGCGTTGTCTCGGCAGAAGGGAAGCTAGCAGACCCGGGTGTGATGTCTGATCACGATGCGATGACAGCGGTCTGCGATGAACTTTCCAATGCCCAGAATGAAGTTGCGCTGCTCTATGCTCGATGGGATGAACTTGAAGCAAAGCAGCAGTCTTAA
- a CDS encoding peroxidase gives MKIQTFSIVALVACCGTASAQYRTINGSGNNVQNLNWGSVGMQLNRMGTATYGDGIGSLVDRGNVRSISNILSTQTAAPNTNTRQLSSMFWQWGQFLDHDITLISEGPESAAINIPAGDPYFDPFNTGTQTMPFHRSAYINGVSSPREHQNEITHWIDGSMVYGSDTTRASALREFSGGRMLMDSNGYLPKNTAGLPNAGSSSPDFYLAGDVRANEQTGLLGMHTVFVREHNYWADRISQQNPFMNDEEIYQTARKVVGAEIQSITYNEWLPSLLGGHGLGSYSGYDSTVNPNLSTEFSAAAFRFGHSMLNDQLLRIDANGQTYAGGHLDLAASFFNPSLISEPGSLDAVMRGLAFQEANEIDTQAVDAVRNMLFGPPGAGGLDLISLNIQRGRDHGVSDYNTLRETMGLTRVADFAEITSDPILAQDLSVAYGTVDNIDAWIGLMAEDHLSGASVGETMAAIFTSQFYCLREGDSYFYLNDPLLQGLVGEIDATSLADVLMRTTAVGMLQGNVFVVPAPGVASVLVCGGVLAGRRRRRA, from the coding sequence ATGAAGATCCAGACGTTTTCTATCGTTGCACTCGTGGCATGCTGTGGCACTGCCAGCGCGCAGTACCGCACCATCAATGGTTCGGGGAATAACGTGCAAAATCTGAACTGGGGTTCCGTTGGAATGCAGTTAAATCGTATGGGAACCGCAACATATGGCGATGGTATCGGATCGCTTGTTGATCGCGGCAATGTTCGATCAATCAGCAATATCCTGTCGACACAAACAGCTGCACCGAACACAAACACACGACAGCTCTCATCCATGTTCTGGCAGTGGGGGCAGTTTCTCGATCACGACATCACATTGATTTCTGAAGGCCCAGAGAGTGCAGCGATCAATATCCCCGCTGGTGATCCGTACTTCGACCCATTCAATACAGGCACACAGACAATGCCGTTCCATCGATCGGCATACATCAATGGTGTATCGTCACCCCGTGAGCACCAGAACGAGATCACGCACTGGATTGATGGATCGATGGTGTATGGGTCGGATACAACTCGCGCTAGCGCGTTGCGTGAGTTCAGCGGCGGTCGCATGTTGATGGACTCAAACGGCTACCTTCCAAAGAACACTGCGGGCCTGCCGAATGCAGGGAGTTCAAGTCCTGATTTTTACTTGGCAGGTGACGTCCGTGCAAATGAACAGACCGGACTGCTCGGAATGCACACGGTGTTCGTGCGGGAGCACAACTACTGGGCAGACAGAATCTCGCAGCAGAACCCATTCATGAATGACGAGGAGATCTACCAGACCGCACGTAAAGTTGTGGGTGCTGAGATCCAGTCCATCACATACAACGAATGGCTGCCATCACTCTTGGGTGGTCACGGACTTGGGTCATATTCCGGGTATGACTCAACAGTCAATCCGAATCTTTCGACAGAGTTTTCAGCAGCAGCATTCCGTTTCGGCCATTCAATGCTGAATGACCAACTGCTCCGCATCGATGCGAACGGTCAAACATACGCCGGTGGACATCTTGATCTGGCAGCAAGTTTCTTCAATCCATCACTGATCTCTGAACCCGGGTCTCTGGATGCGGTGATGCGCGGTCTTGCGTTCCAGGAGGCGAACGAGATTGACACACAAGCGGTTGATGCTGTGCGCAATATGCTCTTTGGTCCTCCCGGAGCCGGTGGGCTTGATCTCATCTCGCTCAATATTCAGCGAGGTCGCGATCATGGTGTGTCAGACTACAACACACTTCGTGAGACGATGGGGCTTACGCGTGTGGCAGACTTTGCTGAGATCACGAGTGATCCGATCCTTGCGCAGGATCTGTCCGTTGCGTACGGAACAGTCGACAATATCGATGCATGGATCGGCCTGATGGCAGAAGACCACCTTTCCGGTGCAAGCGTTGGGGAAACCATGGCAGCCATCTTTACCAGCCAGTTCTATTGCCTGCGCGAGGGAGATTCTTACTTCTACCTCAACGATCCACTGCTGCAGGGTTTGGTCGGCGAGATCGACGCAACTTCGCTCGCAGATGTCCTTATGCGCACAACTGCTGTGGGGATGCTGCAAGGGAATGTGTTTGTCGTGCCAGCACCGGGTGTCGCGAGCGTGCTTGTCTGCGGAGGTGTGCTTGCCGGACGTCGCCGCCGCAGAGCATAA